Proteins encoded in a region of the Candidatus Obscuribacter sp. genome:
- a CDS encoding MBL fold metallo-hydrolase, which translates to MIFKQFYLGCLAHASYLIGSEGLACIIDPQRDIDEYLDELKKHNLKLEYIIETHLHADFVSGHKELSERTGAQVVYSEKAKFALPHLAVKDGEVLKLGDIELTILATPGHTPESICVVARDKTGPAKLFSGDTLFIGDVGRPDLAGQTALDAEVMAGHLYDSLHNKIMVLPDDTEVLPAHGAGSLCGKNISQERSSTLGQQRQFNWALKPMERQAFIHSMTTELPEIPKYFGEAVKTNRQGATALADLPALKSLTPQQVADKQKAQACLLDVRSPEEFGDGHLPGSINIGLGGQFASFSGILIDGKQEKIIIGTKEQAQEAVTRLARAGLENVTGYFDDLKSWQDAGYKLTTVAQMSVQTLAKELEANPGLYVLDVRRPPEYKGGHVPGARPLPLSELTARLSELNKDQLMHVICAGGYRSSMAVSLLLQNGFTKLVNIQGGTMAWRKAELPVDAEATATACSGS; encoded by the coding sequence ATGATTTTTAAACAGTTTTATCTTGGTTGTCTGGCTCATGCGTCCTATCTAATCGGTAGCGAAGGGCTAGCTTGTATCATCGATCCGCAACGCGATATCGACGAATACCTTGACGAGCTTAAAAAGCATAACCTCAAGCTCGAATACATCATCGAAACACACTTACACGCTGATTTTGTTAGTGGTCACAAAGAGCTATCCGAGCGCACCGGCGCACAAGTGGTCTACAGCGAAAAAGCCAAGTTTGCCCTACCCCACCTGGCAGTCAAAGATGGTGAAGTGCTCAAACTAGGAGATATCGAGCTAACAATCCTGGCCACTCCCGGTCATACGCCAGAGAGTATCTGTGTTGTGGCCAGAGACAAGACCGGTCCTGCCAAATTATTTAGTGGCGATACACTCTTTATTGGTGATGTCGGCCGCCCGGACCTGGCTGGTCAAACAGCGCTGGACGCCGAAGTCATGGCCGGTCATTTGTATGACAGCCTGCATAACAAAATCATGGTATTGCCTGATGACACCGAAGTATTGCCAGCACACGGGGCTGGTTCACTTTGTGGCAAAAATATTTCACAAGAGCGCAGCTCAACTCTTGGCCAACAAAGACAGTTTAACTGGGCACTCAAACCCATGGAGCGCCAGGCTTTTATCCATTCTATGACCACTGAATTGCCCGAGATACCCAAGTATTTTGGTGAGGCGGTCAAAACCAATCGTCAAGGCGCCACAGCTCTTGCCGATTTGCCTGCGCTCAAATCTTTGACACCACAGCAAGTGGCAGACAAACAAAAAGCTCAAGCATGTTTATTGGATGTGCGCAGTCCTGAAGAGTTTGGTGATGGTCACTTACCCGGCTCTATAAATATCGGACTGGGTGGACAATTTGCCTCATTTAGTGGCATCCTCATCGACGGCAAACAAGAAAAAATCATCATCGGCACCAAAGAGCAGGCTCAAGAAGCAGTAACCAGACTGGCTAGAGCCGGACTGGAGAATGTCACTGGTTATTTTGATGATCTAAAATCCTGGCAAGATGCTGGTTACAAGCTCACAACTGTGGCTCAAATGTCTGTACAAACTCTAGCAAAAGAGCTGGAAGCAAACCCCGGACTCTATGTCCTTGATGTCAGACGTCCACCCGAATACAAAGGTGGTCATGTACCAGGAGCCAGACCACTACCTCTAAGTGAGCTAACAGCTCGTTTGAGCGAACTTAACAAAGACCAGCTCATGCACGTAATCTGTGCCGGCGGCTACCGCTCCAGCATGGCTGTCAGTTTGCTTTTACAAAATGGATTTACAAAACTGGTTAATATCCAGGGTGGTACCATGGCCTGGCGCAAAGCCGAATTGCCAGTGGATGCAGAAGCAACTGCCACCGCCTGTAGCGGCAGCTAA
- a CDS encoding Rrf2 family transcriptional regulator produces MSQGIEWSIHCCALLGTLPEGHSLRLEKIAEFYDLPVPYLRKHFQALSRAGIVKTVTGPKGGYRLARSADMVNLLDIYQAIEGDEYSFRCAEIRKQGPTACAQKNYPAACNIATSMWRAEAAWRNELASVSIAQVLEDAAKQIEEPRKVLSKQWLEKALSE; encoded by the coding sequence ATGAGTCAGGGAATCGAATGGTCTATACACTGCTGCGCTCTATTGGGGACGCTGCCAGAGGGACACAGCCTGAGACTGGAAAAAATCGCCGAGTTTTACGATTTGCCAGTGCCCTATCTGCGTAAACATTTCCAGGCGCTTTCACGGGCAGGCATAGTAAAGACTGTCACCGGTCCTAAGGGTGGCTACCGCCTAGCTCGCAGTGCCGACATGGTTAATTTGCTCGACATTTACCAGGCCATTGAAGGCGACGAATATAGTTTTAGATGTGCCGAAATACGCAAACAGGGACCAACTGCATGCGCACAAAAGAACTACCCAGCAGCCTGTAATATTGCTACTAGTATGTGGAGAGCGGAAGCTGCCTGGCGCAACGAACTAGCCAGTGTCTCTATAGCGCAAGTACTGGAAGACGCAGCCAAACAAATTGAAGAACCACGCAAAGTACTATCAAAGCAATGGCTAGAAAAAGCACTGAGCGAGTAA
- the mltG gene encoding endolytic transglycosylase MltG, translating to MLVVITLIICGLVFQYQQELSIPQKHSQAGKIFAVKKGTSLEETLNGLQSAGIIRNALALRMYIRLTGKSPVVKAGDYTFASPLTALDALSTLEAGGIQPIKLTVIEGWSRFDIADAMVKIPSLKLGSRQEALKLMDNVALIRDLDTRVSNLEGYLFPDTYFVQSDTKASDLIKEMVKRFRQILGKVVAKSTNPKALNVHETVTAASIVETEAKLDNERPIVASVIFNRLKIHMPLAMDSTIVYASKVAGKWKGDGIVYLSDLNLKSLYNTRKYPGLPPGPVASPGASSLKAVLNPASSSYIYYVRDPDRSDGAHTFYSDPQSFEVGVAKLRRWEATQKARGLR from the coding sequence TTGCTGGTAGTCATAACATTGATTATCTGTGGTTTGGTCTTTCAATACCAACAGGAATTGAGCATCCCTCAAAAACACAGTCAGGCAGGCAAAATATTTGCGGTCAAAAAAGGCACTTCTCTGGAAGAAACTCTCAATGGTTTGCAGAGCGCTGGTATCATCCGTAATGCCTTAGCGCTGAGGATGTACATAAGGCTAACGGGCAAATCTCCAGTAGTTAAAGCTGGTGATTATACTTTTGCCTCTCCTCTGACGGCTCTAGATGCGCTCTCCACGCTGGAAGCTGGTGGCATACAACCGATAAAGTTAACTGTAATTGAGGGTTGGTCAAGGTTTGACATAGCTGACGCCATGGTCAAGATACCCAGCCTTAAACTCGGCTCCAGGCAAGAAGCGCTCAAACTCATGGATAACGTTGCTCTTATTAGAGATCTCGATACCAGAGTTTCTAATCTAGAAGGCTATCTTTTTCCTGATACATATTTTGTCCAGTCAGACACAAAAGCCAGCGATTTGATTAAAGAAATGGTCAAACGCTTCCGTCAAATACTTGGTAAAGTCGTCGCTAAATCGACTAATCCCAAAGCTTTGAATGTCCACGAAACAGTTACGGCTGCCTCTATTGTCGAAACCGAGGCCAAACTAGATAATGAACGTCCAATTGTGGCATCTGTCATTTTTAACCGATTAAAAATCCACATGCCACTGGCCATGGACTCAACTATCGTATATGCCTCCAAAGTGGCCGGCAAATGGAAGGGAGACGGCATCGTTTATCTAAGCGACCTTAACCTAAAGTCCCTATATAACACCCGCAAATACCCCGGACTCCCACCAGGACCGGTGGCATCTCCTGGAGCAAGCTCTCTAAAAGCAGTCCTCAACCCGGCATCGTCCTCTTATATCTACTATGTGAGAGACCCGGATCGCAGTGACGGGGCTCATACCTTTTATAGTGACCCGCAAAGTTTTGAAGTTGGAGTAGCTAAGCTGAGGCGCTGGGAAGCCACCCAGAAAGCCCGAGGATTGCGCTGA
- a CDS encoding NUDIX domain-containing protein — protein MRTRPSARIVVLNRNQQILLFRFAYSRGILSGLVYWATPGGEVEGDETFEQAASRELFEETGIKLEPSAFGEQIAQRQFELLLPDGERVMADDRFFTIRVDNPLLSKLNLTELECEVMAEHRWWSIDELINSDEKIFPSDIADILLSIGVARLETGF, from the coding sequence ATGCGCACTCGTCCTTCAGCACGCATAGTAGTTTTGAATCGAAATCAGCAAATATTGCTATTTCGCTTTGCGTACAGCCGCGGCATCCTATCTGGTCTGGTCTACTGGGCAACACCGGGTGGCGAAGTAGAGGGTGACGAGACTTTTGAACAAGCTGCCAGTCGCGAGCTTTTTGAAGAGACCGGCATCAAACTAGAGCCAAGCGCCTTTGGCGAGCAAATTGCCCAACGTCAGTTTGAGCTTTTGTTACCAGACGGCGAGAGAGTCATGGCAGATGATCGATTCTTTACCATTAGAGTCGATAATCCATTGTTGTCCAAACTCAATTTGACTGAGCTTGAATGTGAAGTGATGGCTGAGCACAGATGGTGGTCCATCGACGAGCTAATCAATAGTGATGAAAAGATTTTTCCATCAGACATAGCTGACATTTTGCTCTCAATTGGTGTTGCCAGACTAGAGACTGGTTTCTGA
- a CDS encoding tetratricopeptide repeat protein has protein sequence MSPFKLQKVLFLVLIAHSLTLPYQAIDPRANALCIQVEGECQEIGTRELALKKANEAIKIDPKAARCWRAKASVLSNMDENEEALKLVEEAIEIDPNSTDNFALKAKILRAQNKGDEALRCINRALSLDDNHDNHLTKAQVLLQLKRLPEALSQTNLALKTKPNDIAILDLKATIEARLGQWQNAVNTLSIIIPKADPKQYSTATHLASRASAYYQIKQYKLAAADAQVICKRYPLSREFRVLLIKIYQAMGDKAATAREQKALQDYDQDFTPIN, from the coding sequence ATGTCTCCTTTTAAATTACAAAAAGTCTTGTTTCTCGTACTAATCGCCCATAGCCTGACTTTGCCTTACCAGGCAATCGATCCCAGAGCTAACGCTCTGTGTATTCAGGTAGAAGGAGAGTGCCAGGAAATAGGCACAAGAGAACTGGCTCTAAAAAAGGCCAATGAAGCAATAAAGATTGACCCCAAAGCGGCTCGGTGCTGGCGGGCAAAAGCCTCAGTCCTTTCTAATATGGACGAAAACGAAGAAGCTCTAAAGCTGGTCGAAGAAGCTATAGAAATCGACCCAAACAGCACTGACAACTTTGCCCTAAAAGCAAAAATCCTACGAGCCCAAAACAAAGGCGATGAAGCCCTTAGATGTATAAACAGAGCATTATCTCTAGACGATAACCATGACAATCACCTGACCAAAGCACAGGTACTGTTGCAACTCAAAAGACTACCAGAGGCACTAAGTCAAACCAATCTGGCTCTCAAAACAAAGCCAAACGATATTGCCATTCTTGATTTAAAAGCAACAATTGAAGCAAGACTTGGTCAATGGCAAAATGCCGTAAACACACTCAGCATAATCATTCCAAAGGCAGACCCAAAGCAGTATTCGACCGCTACTCACCTGGCCAGCCGAGCCAGCGCTTATTATCAAATCAAGCAATACAAACTGGCTGCGGCTGATGCACAGGTTATTTGCAAGCGTTATCCTTTGAGTAGAGAGTTTAGAGTGCTCTTGATCAAAATCTATCAGGCTATGGGTGACAAAGCAGCCACAGCCAGAGAGCAAAAAGCGCTGCAAGACTATGACCAGGATTTTACGCCAATAAACTGA
- a CDS encoding M1 family metallopeptidase, translating into MPSSLSLGRRLAVMLASTCLLSGNVCFAADKVSNFPPVKPEELREGSRLSPQILPEKYDLYFEPNFDNAEFEGSEVVYLDIQTASRTIKLNSLNLSVFDASIASREKGHGDFIKAEVSKDDQKQLVTLNFAKPLSPGRYELHLKFSGHLSEKLAGFYLSRFKDDKGKEHKIATTQMEPTDARRMFPCFDEPAFKAAFKVTCAIPTNMVAISNASQEFEKLDQRKDKKVVTFKATPAMSTYLFALVIGEFAPSKAVDVDGKKIRVWAPAGKQNLTGYALDTAAKLMPYYEKYFGVNYPFDKLDLIAVPDFSAGAMENFGAITFRETALLIDDNASTRAKMRVTGIIAHEMAHLWFGDLVTMKWWNDLWLNEAFATWMATKATEKLKPEWHNWDDFALSRASTLDSDGLLATRAVEYPVKSPEDAMEMFDEITYEKGGSLLRMLEMYLGEDKFQAGIQRYMQEHKFANATTGDLWQALSLESGSAKVDVAELMKSWVYTPGCPLVTMTEGKSTAKKKGTVVTPVTISQERFLRGNVQPKGEKALWQIPVVLKGDNYSQKQVIDKDSQAVSVNAASAPLFVNGMGNGFYRTRYSAEQLAKLKTVKKDFLNCAEKVSLASDVYSLAFSARTPIKNYLDYSLTMAGDNDPYVLSLLIGQTLSFEDFAAGEENSYAAYVRSRLKPQLANLGFEKKEGEAELISQLRGQLIKALGTVGQDPECMEFCRSKFDLYLAEDANLDPDLLSAIVNVVAYNGDQDDYARITQAFKLANTPEAYERNLGALCTFRQKELVTNSLDMVLTKDVRAQDGPRQIGRLLASSWGRSLAWQFLNQNWEALAKKFDAKHLPHLIEAAGNFNSEEDLKNLTEFVGRHPLPNGRRSVAKTIETVQIRLNFRQKQMPDLLKYLKEIK; encoded by the coding sequence ATGCCATCCAGTCTCAGTCTTGGTCGTCGCCTGGCCGTTATGCTAGCCAGTACTTGTCTATTGTCTGGCAATGTCTGTTTTGCCGCCGACAAGGTTAGTAACTTTCCTCCAGTAAAACCTGAAGAACTGAGAGAAGGCTCAAGACTGTCGCCTCAGATATTGCCAGAAAAATATGACCTTTATTTTGAGCCAAACTTTGATAATGCTGAGTTTGAAGGCTCAGAGGTTGTATATCTCGACATCCAAACGGCAAGCCGCACAATTAAGCTCAATAGTCTCAATCTCTCGGTTTTTGATGCCAGCATAGCCAGTCGCGAGAAAGGGCATGGCGACTTTATTAAGGCTGAAGTGAGCAAGGACGACCAGAAACAACTGGTCACTTTGAACTTTGCCAAGCCTCTCAGCCCTGGTCGCTATGAGTTGCACCTCAAGTTTAGCGGCCATCTCTCTGAGAAGTTGGCAGGGTTTTATCTGTCCCGATTTAAAGATGACAAGGGTAAAGAGCATAAGATTGCCACCACCCAGATGGAGCCCACAGACGCGAGGCGCATGTTCCCTTGTTTTGATGAACCTGCTTTTAAAGCTGCTTTTAAGGTGACTTGTGCCATCCCTACCAATATGGTGGCGATAAGTAATGCCAGTCAGGAATTTGAAAAATTAGATCAGCGTAAAGACAAAAAGGTAGTGACATTTAAGGCTACGCCGGCCATGTCGACTTATCTCTTTGCACTGGTGATTGGCGAGTTTGCGCCTTCTAAGGCAGTGGATGTCGATGGTAAAAAGATAAGAGTCTGGGCACCAGCTGGTAAACAAAACTTGACTGGTTATGCCCTCGATACAGCAGCAAAGTTGATGCCTTACTACGAGAAATATTTTGGTGTTAACTATCCTTTTGATAAGCTCGATTTGATTGCGGTGCCTGACTTTAGTGCTGGCGCTATGGAAAATTTTGGCGCTATTACATTTAGAGAAACAGCGCTTTTAATCGATGACAATGCTAGTACCCGGGCTAAGATGCGAGTCACTGGCATTATCGCGCACGAAATGGCCCATCTCTGGTTTGGCGATTTGGTGACGATGAAATGGTGGAATGACCTCTGGCTTAACGAAGCCTTTGCCACCTGGATGGCCACCAAAGCCACCGAAAAACTTAAACCAGAATGGCATAACTGGGATGATTTTGCACTCTCTCGGGCCTCTACCCTCGATAGTGACGGGCTATTGGCCACAAGAGCCGTAGAATACCCGGTCAAGTCGCCTGAAGACGCTATGGAGATGTTTGACGAAATAACATACGAAAAGGGCGGATCTCTTTTGCGTATGCTCGAGATGTATCTTGGTGAAGACAAGTTTCAAGCTGGTATTCAGCGCTATATGCAAGAGCATAAATTTGCTAATGCCACCACTGGTGATCTCTGGCAGGCATTGAGTTTAGAGAGTGGCAGTGCCAAAGTGGACGTAGCGGAGCTCATGAAATCATGGGTCTATACACCAGGATGTCCACTGGTCACTATGACCGAGGGTAAGAGCACAGCCAAAAAGAAAGGTACAGTAGTCACTCCTGTAACAATCTCGCAAGAGCGTTTTTTGCGAGGCAATGTGCAGCCTAAAGGCGAAAAGGCCCTCTGGCAAATCCCTGTGGTACTCAAAGGTGATAACTACAGTCAAAAGCAAGTGATTGATAAAGACAGTCAGGCTGTCAGTGTTAACGCAGCTTCTGCTCCATTATTTGTCAACGGTATGGGCAATGGTTTTTATCGCACCAGATATAGTGCGGAGCAACTGGCTAAATTAAAGACAGTCAAAAAGGACTTCTTAAACTGTGCCGAAAAGGTTAGCCTGGCTAGCGATGTCTATTCACTGGCCTTTAGTGCCCGCACACCAATCAAAAATTATCTTGATTACAGCCTTACCATGGCTGGTGATAATGACCCTTATGTGCTGTCGTTATTGATAGGGCAAACTCTATCCTTTGAGGATTTTGCTGCAGGCGAAGAGAACTCTTATGCTGCTTATGTACGCTCTCGACTCAAGCCGCAGCTGGCTAATCTTGGCTTTGAAAAGAAAGAAGGCGAAGCCGAATTGATATCCCAGTTGCGCGGTCAGTTAATAAAGGCACTTGGCACTGTCGGTCAGGATCCTGAATGTATGGAGTTTTGTCGCTCCAAATTTGATCTTTACCTGGCCGAGGATGCAAACCTCGACCCTGACTTGCTCTCAGCCATAGTCAATGTGGTGGCATATAACGGCGATCAAGATGACTATGCCCGCATTACTCAGGCCTTTAAATTAGCCAATACACCAGAGGCATATGAACGCAATTTGGGTGCACTTTGTACATTTAGACAAAAGGAACTGGTAACTAACAGTCTGGATATGGTTCTGACCAAGGATGTGCGCGCTCAGGATGGTCCAAGGCAAATAGGGCGATTGCTTGCCTCTAGCTGGGGGCGGAGCTTAGCCTGGCAGTTTCTCAATCAAAATTGGGAAGCACTGGCTAAAAAATTTGATGCCAAACACTTGCCTCATTTGATTGAAGCCGCTGGTAATTTTAACAGCGAAGAAGATCTTAAAAACCTGACTGAATTTGTGGGCAGGCACCCGCTGCCGAACGGTCGTCGTTCAGTGGCAAAAACAATAGAAACTGTACAAATCAGATTGAACTTCCGCCAGAAACAAATGCCTGATTTGCTCAAGTATCTCAAGGAAATTAAGTGA
- a CDS encoding FAD-dependent oxidoreductase: MNAESLKVAIVGTGLAGLAAANRLAQSGRPVLLTLFEKSSRLGGRAGTTVKDGYYLNLGAHALYKAGPAMSFLQQSGIDIKGAPPVQANSQILAGDKLYALPIDAASALSTGLLSVGEKLEWANIISSLGKIDTEALNSVTLTAWLHELTSSVKIRQLLLTMVRLGTYANCPDLMSAGAAIRQLVLGLAGVLYLDHGWQSLVDALRAAIDVPVDEHLGCAVESIHNDVSGKVVLNCKEISLEFDHVVLALPPQQVHKLMPQALSESFVDSLVPCRIACFDVCLSSLPKRQNSFALGLDRPLYYSVHSNAANLTPGKTQAIVQIGYYLEPSEVAGDHALHAMTDLLDRLQPGWQDLVVYKRYLPDMVASFSMPLASGGGGNGLSNVSLVEHGSAKVVACGDWVGDSAQLADASVASGLKAADAILEAASAPVANSLS, from the coding sequence ATGAATGCTGAAAGTTTAAAGGTCGCTATCGTCGGTACGGGTCTGGCCGGTCTTGCTGCCGCCAATCGTCTGGCACAATCTGGTAGACCGGTCTTACTTACACTATTTGAAAAATCCAGCCGCCTGGGTGGTCGCGCCGGTACCACTGTTAAGGATGGCTATTATCTCAATCTTGGCGCCCATGCTCTTTATAAAGCTGGTCCAGCTATGTCCTTTTTGCAACAGTCAGGCATCGACATAAAGGGCGCGCCACCTGTCCAAGCTAATTCTCAAATCCTTGCCGGTGACAAGCTTTACGCTCTACCCATTGACGCTGCCAGCGCTCTTAGCACCGGGCTTCTCAGTGTCGGCGAAAAACTTGAATGGGCCAATATAATTTCCAGCCTTGGCAAAATAGATACTGAAGCACTCAATAGTGTCACTCTCACCGCTTGGCTCCATGAGCTAACAAGCAGTGTCAAAATTCGCCAATTACTCTTAACTATGGTGCGACTTGGTACTTATGCTAATTGCCCTGACCTGATGTCGGCAGGCGCTGCCATAAGACAACTGGTGCTTGGTCTGGCTGGAGTGCTCTATCTCGATCATGGCTGGCAATCTCTTGTGGATGCTCTCAGGGCAGCAATTGATGTGCCAGTGGATGAGCACCTGGGTTGTGCTGTCGAGTCTATCCATAACGATGTCTCTGGCAAAGTTGTGCTTAATTGCAAGGAGATAAGTCTTGAGTTTGACCATGTGGTTTTGGCTCTGCCACCACAACAGGTGCATAAACTAATGCCTCAAGCTCTCAGTGAGTCTTTTGTCGATAGTCTGGTGCCCTGTCGCATCGCCTGTTTTGATGTTTGTCTCAGTAGTCTACCTAAAAGACAAAACAGCTTTGCACTGGGGCTAGATCGCCCGCTTTATTATTCGGTTCATTCTAATGCTGCCAACTTGACACCAGGCAAGACCCAGGCAATTGTGCAGATCGGATATTACCTGGAGCCATCCGAAGTGGCTGGTGACCATGCCCTGCATGCTATGACTGACTTGCTAGACAGACTGCAACCTGGTTGGCAAGATCTGGTCGTTTATAAGCGCTATCTACCAGATATGGTGGCATCCTTTAGCATGCCGCTGGCCAGTGGCGGTGGCGGCAATGGACTATCCAATGTAAGTTTGGTAGAACACGGCTCTGCCAAGGTAGTGGCTTGCGGCGACTGGGTTGGTGATAGTGCACAGCTTGCTGACGCTAGCGTTGCCAGTGGACTTAAAGCTGCCGATGCTATTTTAGAGGCGGCCTCTGCTCCAGTTGCTAACAGTCTGAGCTAA
- a CDS encoding sulfurtransferase — MKHTEAFENLVAEIRPQIKEVQLDDVLQMQKDGKEFVFMDVREDHEWLEGRAKGAVHLGRGIIERDIEKVCPDKSSTIVLYCGGGYRSAMSAFNLQKMGYTNVISMDGGIRAWRAANLPEDKG, encoded by the coding sequence ATGAAACACACAGAAGCTTTTGAAAACCTGGTAGCCGAAATTAGACCTCAAATCAAAGAGGTGCAGCTTGATGACGTCTTGCAAATGCAAAAAGACGGCAAAGAGTTTGTCTTTATGGACGTGCGTGAAGATCATGAATGGTTGGAAGGTCGTGCTAAAGGCGCTGTGCACCTGGGACGAGGCATAATCGAACGCGATATCGAAAAAGTTTGTCCGGACAAGTCGTCCACCATCGTGCTTTATTGCGGCGGTGGTTATCGCTCTGCCATGTCAGCCTTCAATTTGCAAAAAATGGGCTACACCAATGTGATTTCTATGGACGGCGGCATTCGCGCCTGGCGCGCTGCCAATTTACCTGAGGATAAAGGCTAA
- a CDS encoding dihydrofolate reductase: MRKIILNLAVSLDGFIEGPSGEYDWCFVDEDYGMTEFLGRIDTLLMGRKSYQTLKDSGEDPFATKHKIIVSKTIKSLADNETVISDDLIAAIEQLKISQGKDIWLYGGAQLTEALLLANLVDEMQLAVHPLLLGGGTRLFRDLPERIKLDLVHTKSYKSGLVQLFYRPSI, encoded by the coding sequence ATGAGGAAAATTATTCTCAACCTGGCGGTATCCCTGGACGGATTTATTGAAGGACCTTCAGGAGAATACGATTGGTGTTTTGTCGATGAAGACTATGGCATGACCGAGTTTTTGGGTCGTATTGATACTCTACTGATGGGTCGCAAGTCCTATCAGACTCTCAAAGATTCTGGCGAAGATCCTTTTGCAACTAAGCACAAGATTATTGTTTCTAAAACCATCAAGTCACTTGCTGACAATGAGACCGTGATTAGTGATGATTTGATCGCCGCTATTGAGCAGCTAAAAATCTCTCAGGGCAAGGACATTTGGCTCTATGGAGGGGCACAACTGACCGAGGCTTTACTCCTGGCAAATTTAGTCGATGAAATGCAACTGGCAGTGCATCCACTTTTGCTTGGTGGCGGCACGAGACTATTTAGAGATTTACCTGAGCGAATAAAATTAGATCTGGTGCACACAAAATCTTATAAGTCTGGTCTGGTGCAGCTGTTTTATAGACCATCTATTTGA
- a CDS encoding DUF3142 domain-containing protein, translating into MARFAHWLCFLMVFISGINILPVAAAQPQSFAKPEIVFWSWYHDDDLRLAPGKVACLTNRILVDGNNIREMPRLNRLQVRPHTERIAVVRIDVRSLPAQNKQGALVESLVERILSSTVRGRGVLTGLQIDYDATLDQRQFYINLLDCLRKRMPRGLPLSITTLASWCMADQWLSQAHLDGKVDFFVPMLFTMGGGRQSALRYLKAHGLKAPAGPLCVGFSLDDPEPLQVMIKGGKFSQVACVYIFCSKPWTQNRVTSALNILAEGKNRDSGH; encoded by the coding sequence GTGGCTCGATTTGCCCACTGGCTTTGTTTTTTAATGGTGTTTATATCAGGCATTAATATCTTGCCAGTTGCCGCTGCTCAGCCTCAGTCTTTTGCTAAGCCTGAGATTGTCTTTTGGTCCTGGTATCACGATGATGATTTGCGTTTAGCACCCGGCAAGGTTGCCTGCTTGACCAATCGCATCCTGGTGGATGGCAATAATATTAGAGAGATGCCGCGACTCAATAGATTACAAGTCAGACCCCATACTGAGCGTATCGCCGTAGTCAGAATAGACGTAAGGTCTTTGCCTGCTCAAAATAAGCAAGGAGCGCTGGTTGAAAGTCTTGTTGAGCGTATTTTATCCAGCACTGTGCGAGGTCGCGGCGTACTGACTGGCTTGCAGATTGACTATGATGCAACCCTTGATCAGAGACAATTTTATATAAATCTCTTGGATTGTCTCCGCAAGCGGATGCCGCGTGGTTTGCCTCTCTCGATTACTACCCTGGCATCCTGGTGTATGGCTGACCAGTGGTTGAGTCAGGCTCATTTAGATGGCAAAGTCGATTTTTTTGTGCCGATGCTGTTTACCATGGGGGGTGGCCGACAGTCAGCTCTACGCTATCTTAAAGCCCATGGTTTAAAAGCACCGGCGGGTCCACTTTGTGTCGGTTTTAGCCTTGACGATCCTGAGCCTTTGCAGGTTATGATCAAGGGCGGCAAATTTAGTCAGGTGGCTTGTGTCTATATTTTTTGTAGCAAGCCGTGGACTCAAAACAGGGTTACAAGTGCGCTCAACATACTGGCAGAGGGGAAGAATCGTGATAGCGGCCATTAA